A portion of the Plasmodium relictum strain SGS1 genome assembly, chromosome: 11 genome contains these proteins:
- the PTPS gene encoding 6-pyruvoyltetrahydropterin synthase, putative, producing MEKKLINLENVISDVLVESPSFSFHCAHFIAYKGFKETLHGHNYNVSLKIKGYIQDDGYVIDFSILKDAVKKICNKLDHHFILPIYSDVLKIEKVNNNIKITCEDNSEYSFPEKDCIKIPIKHSSSEEIGHYIIEKIIEEIDLSYLKSRKVNYIEICISESPTQKAIIYKYI from the coding sequence atggaaaaaaaattaattaatttagaaaatgtCATATCAGATGTTTTAGTTGAATCACCATCATTTTCCTTCCACTGTGCGCACTTTATTGCTTATAAAGGATTTAAAGAAACCTTACATGGACATAATTATAACgtttctttaaaaataaaaggttATATACAAGATGATGGTTATGTAATAGATTTCTCTATTTTGAAAGATGcagttaaaaaaatttgtaataAACTAGATCATCACTTCATACTACCTATTTACAGtgatgttttaaaaattgagAAAGTAAACAATAACATAAAAATCACATGTGAAGATAATTCAGAATATTCTTTTCCAGAAAAGGATTGCATTAAAATACCCATAAAACACTCCTCCTCAGAAGAAATTGGGCACTacataatagaaaaaataatagaggAAATAGATCTATCATATTTAAAATCAAGGAAAGTTAATTATATTGAAATATGCATAAGTGAATCACCAACCCAAAAGgctataatatataaatacatataa